CAGAGTCTAAAAATtggttatgtaaatgagaataggcagtatactatattgtattaaattattttatttacataggttaaaatcatatagcaatcagtTATTAAAATTggcatttgttaatttattttctgatgattctatttgccattcctttaagatTTGTTGGAGCaactaatatgaaataaatttgtggtAGACCTGCCAAGGTAgtagactggggggtgggagggaatctggggacattggtggagggaaggggataactggtgatggggttggtgttggaacactgtaagcaggaaaaaacttatttatatatttgtttgtttgtttatttgggctggagcgatggcacagtgggtagggtgtttgccttgcacacagcagacctgggtttgattcctccgcccttctcgaagagcccagcaagctgccgagagtatcctgcctgctatggcagagcctggcaagctacccgtggcgtattctgatatgccaaaaacagtaacaagaagtctcacattggagacgttactggtgcccacacaagcaaatcgatgaacaggacgactgtgctacagtgctacagtgtttgtctattcttgaatcaccataagaacagttacaaagatttcagggttaagtctcagtcacacaatgatcaaacacccatcccttcaccagtgcacatgtttcaccaccaagaaccccagtatacccgcctCCCATActctaccctgcctgtgtggcagatggttttcattttactctctatttactttgattattcaattttcaacagaaaacccactattattatttgggattttcccccaacaatcagacctgccaaaaaagcatcattaggtaatttgttttccattgctgataatgaagagcatatgatgttgcacagtcactATCATAtgctgcacggttttggaattctggtattttactaattaagtccagaggtacttctgccagcagccactgcattctgagattggtttgtgtgcctctgggatcatagccattcaggagcagaggagccgtttgtgggcggccacttggggtctcatctgggtggggagcagggctgattccgcccccctccacctccaggtTTCCCGTGTGCCCCGTCACTGCAAAcccctctctgtccaattgactctgaaaggtggtggttgaCACGCTGCCACAAAGAggaaaaaggccaagggacaaaaactcTTCCCCTTCTGGGGCAGGCACGGGGccgtagtttagttcacagtccaggagcatttctgccagcagccgctgtgttccgagattggtttctgtgcctctgggatcatggccattaggagcagaggagccattcgtggcaGGGatgaaacaactttattatgaacaactttgtaaatcatggtgtcttaataaaaatgaaaataaaagaaattcccATTCTACTAGCCTGTTCAGAAAACAGCAAGATCTTAcctctattttcctttcttcacaTTCTACACATCTTAGTTGCATTTCACCATGATTCTAAAAAAAATATGCTAAAGTAATATTCTACAGAAGTAAACAAAagatcttttattcttttttttcttgggctACACCGCAGTGCTTGAGGTTTTCTCCCTATTCTGTACTCAGATGTGACTCCCTCAAATCACGGCTGAGTCGTTACAGAGAAAGAGTATTTGGGACACAAAAAAACATACTGGGAAGGCATACAATGGAGGCAGAAACTCAGAAGTGCCACAGATTGCAGGAAGCCATAGAAGTTAGGAGAGAAGCAGGAAGTGAATCCACAGAGCCCCCACaatctccagaaaaaaataactcagtTTCCAGgtctgttgcactgttgtcccattgttcatcgatttctttgagcaggcaccagtaacatctccattgtgagacttgttgatactgtttttggcatattgagtatgccacgggtagcttgacaggctctgatgtgcgggcgggatacttttggtagcttgccaggctctccgagagggatgaaggaatcaaacccaggtcggacgcatgcaaggcaaatgccctacctgctgtgctattgtgccagTCCTTCCAGGTCTAGAAAGTATAAAATTCCTGTGGGTTTAAGACAGCAAGTTTGTGGTCACTTTTTTGGGACATCCCTAGGAAACTCATAAAATCACattcttcggggctggagtgatagcacagcgggtagggcatttgccttgtactaggctgaccgggttcaatatccagcatctcatatggttgctgagcaccgcctgagtaccctgaggaccgccaggagtgattcctgagtgcagagccaggagcaacccctgtgcattgcctggtgtgacccaaaaaagaaaaaaaaatcacactctaGTAAAACAAGAAGGTAGCACTGGCCCTTGGGCCTGTAAGACTCTAGCTAGGTCCTTTCTACCAGGCAGCTTTCAGGATTGTAAAGTCATGAGCTATGGCATGACCCTCTGTTTTCCCAGGGTTGGTTTCAGTGGCACGCTGTGTATTATTCGAGAGATGGGAGCAAGGTCATCACACTCACTCttgggagaggagaaaaggctGTTCAGCATATCGACATCATTAGCCCTCAGTGAATTTATAGATATGCTGAGGAGGTTCTAGCAAATTATGTTAATTAGAGCAGATTTTCGCAATGTATCATTGGGTCTGATTCACAATAAAATTGTACCAGCCAGATATAGACTTCTTGCTCAAAAAtcacatcttttttgtttttttttttttgtttttttttttttttgctttttgggtcacacccagcgatgctcaggggttactcctggctttgcactcaggaattactcctggcggtgcttgggggaaccatatgggatgccggggatcgaacccgggtcggccacatgcaaggcaaacgccctacccgctgtgctatcgctccggccctttggggtttgtttttaatttattaattttataaaatagttcaaaatatttgattacatttaatattcaaacaccaatcacactaccataacaccttcccaccaccatatttcagatgtttccatcccgtaccccaatccctgccccaaagcagaactaaaatagtatattttgtattgttatgaaaatcTGCTGAGAATGCTGGAAGAAAActctccttagaggaaagagtgtgaggattgttgtatttcacccaggggccattagacccttctataagagaataacatgttgttaaaggttgagccttatgttttatatatatatatatatatatatatatacacacacacacatatatatatataatgtatatttccctctaagattggttgctttctactctGAACCCagtcaaatgtggtgcagtaatcctGGAGTATGAGTATGTGGTTTGAAGTATTTTGCGGCTGGAAATGCAGCCACGCCATCCAGGAATAGATACATTTGTGGGTGATGTTCGGctggagcgtgtggagagtggttgCGAGCATGGCAGCAGCTGAATTGTGGaaatttttggctgccagggctgggtcccttggggtggggaggggtttcACCCAACCCCCtccggggtgccctgagtgaaacagcctggtgtggggtctggcggcatggttatggtaAGAGTtgtgttgctcccttctgggcaaggacgtgtgatctggatggtggccaatgatgagattatccagcgccagccagaggtgggttATGGGCGTGACCGCTGAGTCCCCAGAGACAGAGGGATATGGGCAGGGATCTCCACAactggtcctgttgagcccagtgTTCTCAGTCTCAAGGTcacgcatacctgggtttttctggggattcactcatggatgCAGCTTGGCCCAAGCGaaaattcacatattttaagGTATAATCACCAGACCACAGGTGAGTCTGGGGTGTTCAGAGGCAATTCTAGCCACTGCAGAGATATTGGTGAAGTTTGGCAAGGACTTTTGGAGTCCCTGGAAAATCAGTCATTTGTTACACGATCCTACCTTTCCATGCAAGTCCAGTCAATACAAACTATAACCCCCTTCGGTCCATCTTGGCCCGGGCTTTTAGCAGAAACCCCACCCTCAACCCAAGTTTGCATCTTCATCAGTCAGGAACTTCTTTAGTTAGGACAGCCACCACCCTGACTGAGGCCAGGACTGGGCTCTCAGCCCTTAGCCTTGAGTAGCAGAATATAAGTTGAATTGGAATTTTTAACTTTCACCCTGGTGCCATTTCTACTCTACATAGTTTCCCAGAACTTAGTTTGCATATTAAAGCATacattgaccctggttcaatgcccaaCACCATACatgatcccctcagcactgccaggaatgacccttgggcacagaatcagaaataagctgtaaattctcagcatcactgtatgtggccccaaaattaaaaattaaaagaatttgtacacatttaaaaagtataatctGAGGatccagggagatggctcagagggcaggAGAGCATGCTCTGCACGCAGAAGACCTCAGTTTATTTGTTCCTCAgctccatagggtccctcaagcactccCAAGAGTGGTCCATGAACTCTGAGCTGGGGGAAGCTCCCAGAACCAACGGCTGTGGCTCAATCCCTCCTACTAATAGGGTCTGGATCCTGGTCCCCAGAGATCCTGATCCTGAAGTAACACCTGCTCTTACCTGCATTTCTGAGGAGCACCCAGACAAGTGCATGCCTGAGCCCAGCCCAAAGGCACGCAACCATGGTCTGCTGAACATGTGTTCCTGAGAATCTACTCTTTCCAAAGTGATCAGTTTCCCCCACTGGAGGCTCAGGTGTGAGGTCTGGAAACTTGGGctttgaggggtgggggcaggaaaggACAGTCCCTCAGGGTAAATTTAGTGGTTCCAGGTGGGTAATGGGTGGTTCCTGGATCTCCCTGTGTCTGGTGATGGTTCTGGAATCAAGACTAGGGAGCtgaggaggcaggggtgggggggagcatgcAATGGTGAAGGGGGAAGAACCTCATTCTTCCCTGGCCCCTGACTCCCGAGCTGCAGAACACTTGCAGAGAACCAGGCTTGGTCAGAGTGGTACGGAGTCAGCTTGATCTCTCACCAGCAATGTTTTCTTAGCACTGTGGGAAGGAGCCTCTGCTCTCTTCTCCGCCTCTCTGGCATCACATGAAGCCACGCTGGATTCACAGCCTGCTACAAGACTCATCAGCCCTGATGCTATTCACGGCAGGGCTGCTCAACATGCACGTTCATTATGTTAGAAAAGGATCGGGAAGAAGAGGCCAATGCCGTGGACTGTGGTCCTGGCCCTCCATTCTGTTTGCCAGGCCGTGCCACTAGCCACAGTTTCTCTATGTGTTTCCGCCCATCAACCCACAAAGTGGAGAAGGCAGCAGAGTTAGCAGAGCATGAAAATGCTTGCTGAGGAGTAAGGGCTACTTGACAGCAAGATGAGGGCCAGACCTCAGCAAAGGGGAGGCAACACTGTCTTCCTTGACACTGGCCATTCTCTCCTATCAGGTCCCAGAACACCTGGCACCTCATCCTAGTGTCATGCCCAGTGGCAAGTTACAGGAAAAGGGCTGTTGAGAAGTTTGATGGAAAATTAGGTCTACAGCTGAGATCGTCAGAGAATTCTGCTTGTGAGTCTTGCCAGGTGAGGCACCAACGGTTGATATTCACAGCGCCATGGCCTTGCTGGCCCACTCCAAATCTCAAGACATTCTAGAGTCGGGGAGAAGTGACGACCCCCTCCCACGACCCAGGCACAGATGTCTCAGcctctattttgttgttgttgttttccttttggggtcacacccagcaatgcccaagggttactcctggctctgcactcaggaattactcctggcagtgctgggggcaccatatgggattctgggaatcgaatctgggtcggctgcatgcaaggcaaacgccctatctgttgtactatcgctctagccctcagCCTCTATTTTTGTGCCTCCACCTAGCATTGTCAGAGCCTCTGTTCCCTACTCCTGCCCCAAACCTGTTTTAAAGAGAATGAGAATCTCTATTCTCTAACACCCACACACTCCAGGCGGTGGGCGAACAGCTTGGAACCAAACTCTATGGACAATAATCTACTTAAAGAATGGGAATAAAGAGTCTGGGGACATAGTTCAGggggcaaggtgcttgtcttgcatatggctaacctgggtttgatccctggcactgcatatggtgcctcCAGCAccgacaggaatgatccctaggtgcagagccaggagtaatcccttggcAGCACTGCATATACCTcgccactaaaaaagaaaaagaagggggatAGGACTTGGAGAATCGCAAGCCTGGTGCAAGTGAGACTGACTTTCCTTTAAGAAACTGATTTTCCAAATCTCTCCTTAGGACTTTATTAGATCTTCTGAGGCAAGGAGACAAACAAGCATACACTTCCTCTAGTACATGGGGTCGCCCTGCACTTGAGTCCCAAACCAACAGAGGCTTGACCCCTGTGTCCCCGCGGCTCCCGTGCTCATGCCCTGGCTCTGGAGAAGGCTGGTGACTGGGGCTCTTCGTTGACGTGGTAGTGCCCGTTTCCTGGCACCTGCTCCTCAGCCGGGTAGCCTCCATCCTCTACCCAGAATGCCTTCTCCTCTTCCCAGAGAGCATTCTCTTCCTCCCACAGAGCCTTTTTATCTTCCCACAGGGCCTTTTCCTCTTCGAGAAGGGCCCTTTCCTCCACCCACAGCGCCTTCTCTTCCTCCCAAAGGGCCTTGTCCTCCTGAAGAAGGTTCCGGTCTCTTTCCCACAATGCATTATCCTCCTTCCAGAAGGCCTTATCCTCCTTCCAAAAGACGCGGTACTTTTTCCAaaagtttttctcttcttctcgaAAAGATTTTTCCCTCTCCCAGAAAGCTTTTTCCTCTTTCCAGAAGAGTTTCTCCTCATCCCAGAAAGGCCTCTCATCTTCCCAAAAGCCCAAGATCTGGCCCCG
The nucleotide sequence above comes from Sorex araneus isolate mSorAra2 chromosome 1, mSorAra2.pri, whole genome shotgun sequence. Encoded proteins:
- the CCDC70 gene encoding coiled-coil domain-containing protein 70, coding for MANPLFWLTRKVFPFKVSKWMGLSYFRSLIVSSPSIRQKKLIHKLKQEKAFREEMKNFREKVEDFRGEMWNFRSKICAFRGQILGFWEDERPFWDEEKLFWKEEKAFWEREKSFREEEKNFWKKYRVFWKEDKAFWKEDNALWERDRNLLQEDKALWEEEKALWVEERALLEEEKALWEDKKALWEEENALWEEEKAFWVEDGGYPAEEQVPGNGHYHVNEEPQSPAFSRARA